The window TCCGGAGTAGAGCGAGCGAAGCATGGGTTTGCCCTTTCAGTGGTGGGTTCGTGAAGTTAGGAGGTGCGCTTGACGCCGGAGATGACGTCGAGTGCGATGTCTTTGCCGCCTACGGAGACGGTGGGGATGGGGCCGGAGAACGAGACGGAGTCGGCGATACCCGTGATCTTGGTTCCGTCTGGCGTGCTGTAGCTGACCTGCTGGCCGATGAGGGCCGCCGCCGCTATGCGCATCTGCAGCGAGAAGTTCTCTTCGTTGAGGGTCGTGAGGGTGGTGAGCTGCTCCATCGACGCGAGCTGCGTGGTCTGGCTAATCATCTGGTTCGTGTCCATGGGCGAACTGGGGTCTTGGTTGCGCAGCTGGGTCACGAGCAGCGAGAGAAACACCTCGCTGTCCATGGTCTGCTTGGGCGTGCGGGTGGCGGTGTTGCCCGTGTACATGCCATTGCTCTGCACGGCGTAGGTCGCGTCGACGGTCATGGGATTCCTTTCGGGTGCCGGTTAGGCCAGCACGTCAATGCCCGTGCGGGCAGTGCCATCGAGGTTGCGGATGTCGCGGCTCTCGCCGAGGTCTGTGGCGGCGGTTGCCGGCTTTCGGTCGGGGGTGCCGGGTGTGGCGGAGCCGTGCTGGCCCGCCTGACCCTGCGCCAGGTCGAGGGTCGACTGTGCTGCCGCTTGCCCCGGCTGGCCTTGCCCCTGCTGGCTCGTTCCGGCCGCCGTCAGCGGGCCGGTCGTCACGCCGAGCCCCGCAAGATCGCGGCGCAGGTCGCCGAGAATTGCCTTGAGAGCTTCTCGCCCTGCCTCGCTGGGCGAGATGAGTTCGATGCGCATTCCGTCCGCAGCGATGTGTGCGCGCACCGTCACGGGCCCGAGATTCTCGGGGGTGACGTTGACGGTGATCACGTGCTCGCCGCTCGCAGCGCCGCGCAGCAGGGCGATCGGCTTGGCAAGCTGGGCGCTGAAATCCTGGGGAACGGGAGCCGGGGCCGGGGCTGCGGTCAAAGGCTGCGCCGCCACGGTCGGCGTGAGCTGGGTTTGCCCCAGGGGTGCGATCGTGGGCAGCGCGTCGGCCGATGCTGCAACCGTGGGCGCAGCCGGCGAGACGGCTGCCGCAGCGGGTGCGACGAGAGCGGTTGGCTCCGCGGCCTCAACGGAACGCGCACCAGCGGTTGCTCCCGAGACGGCACCCGCTGCGGTCGGCGGAGTGCTTGTTCTGGTCGCGGAGGCTGCGGCGTCGGTTGGAACGCCGCTCGCCACGGCTGAAGATGCGGCGGCGGCTGAGCCAGCACCGGCGAGCCCGGCTCGGCCCGCAGACCCTGCTGCTGCACCGCCAAGCCCGCCCACAGCGTCATTCTTCAGGCCAGGGATCGCGGTCTCGCCCTCGGCATCCAGCGGCATCGCTGCCGGGTCGGCAGCGGCATCCCGCTGGCCGGGTGCCGCAGCAAGCGCCGCTCGCGCCGACACCGCCGCTGCCGCCGATGCTGCCGCTGCCGCCGCCGATGCTGCCGATGCGGGCTCGGATCCAGCAGTAGGCATCGTCGCCGCCTGCTCGGCCGCTCCCTCGCCTGTCGGGGCCTCGCCCGCAGTGTCGGCGGCTTCGTCCGTCGAGACGTCGACACCATCAATCGAGGTCGACGCGCCTGCCGGGAGGCCGAGAGCGTCGCCGCTCGCAAAACCCGTGGTCAGCGCATCCGCAACGCCACGCGAGCCGAAGCCCGTGACGGGGGCTTCCGTGCCGCTCATCGAACGCGCGGTACCCGAAGAAGCGTCAGAGGCGGCACCAGAGGCGGCATCCGCCTCGAGTGACTTAACGGCACCCGTGAGGGTCTCCCCGAATCCTGCTGCGGCACCGGCGGATGCCGACGCACCCGATGATGCGGTCGCCGCCGGTCGGCCGGGGGCCGCCGTTGGCATGGTGAGCATGCTCATGGCGTTGTCCCTTCTGTCTCGTGCTTGTCGCGGTGCCAGGTGGTCGATGCGAGCTCGTCGAGCAGTGCCTGCTCGGCGACCAGGTCTTCTGCCGCGACCTTCTGGTCGTGCTTGATTTCGAGCTTTTCGAGGCTGAGTGCTGCTGCCCGTGCCCGGGAGAATTCCTCGCCGGCCGCAGAGGCTTGCGACCGCAGCTCGCTTTCGAGCGAGGTGAGATCAGAGAGCGCACTGCGCATCGACGCCCTGCCGGCCGCCATCGCATAGAGAGTCGCCGTGCTTGTGACGTCGGTCGGAATCCCGCCCAGCGCGATGCGAGCGCGCTCCTGACTCACAGAGTTCTCGTCGAGGCGTCCGCGCACAGACGAGAGTTCGCCCGCGGCGAGCTCCTGCTGCAGGTGCCGGAGCCTGAGCAGACCGGCAAGGGAAAATTCGCGACTCATGCTGCGACCCCCAACTGCCGAACGAGTTCGGAGAGTGCACGCCACGAATCCTCGGCACCGCACCTCTGATCCATGCCCTGCTGCAGAAACGCGGCGATCGCTGCCTCATTGTCGACAGCGGCATCCACAAGGGGGTTGCTGCCCCGCTGATAGGCGCCGACGTCGAGAAGATCCTGTGCGGATGCTCTGGCGGCCAGCACGCGCCGCAGCGATGTCGCGAGGCGGGTGCGCTCGGCGGGGTTCACTCTGCTGGCCACGCGACTCACCGAGCCGAGGGCATCTACGGAGGGAAAATGGCCGGTGATGGCGAGCTTGCGATCGAGCACGACGTGCCCGTCGAGAATGCTTCTGGCCGAGTCGGCGATGGGTTCATTGTGGTCATCGCCGTCGACGAGCACGGTGTAGAGCCCCGTCACCGACCCGCGCTCCGCGGTGCCGGCACGCTCCAGGAGCTGTGCGAGCAGAGAGAACGTGGATGGCGGGTAGCCGCGAGTTGCGGGCGGCTCGCCGACCGAGAGTCCGATCTCGCGCTGCGCCATGGCCACGCGGGTAAGGGAGTCCATCATGAGAGTGACGTCGCTGCCGCCATCGCGAAACGACTCGGCGATGCGGGTGGCCACAAAGGCTGCGCGCAGCCGCATGAGGGCCGGCTCGTCAGAGGTGGATACGACCACGATCGAGCGAGCGAGACCCTCTGGCCCCAGGTCGTCTTCGAGAAACTCGCGTACTTCGCGCCCGCGCTCTCCGACCAGAGCGATCACAGAGACTTCGGCCTCGGTGCCCCTCGCGATCATGGAGAGCAGCGAGGATTTGCCGACGCCCGACCCGGCGAACAGCCCGAGACGCTGACCCCGGCCCACCGTGGTGAGGGTGTCGAGCACTCGAACGCCGAGCGCGAGCGGGGTGTCGATTCTGGCGCGATCGAGAGCCGCGGGGGTTTCGTGGTCGAGGGGAACCCATCCGTCGCTCGCGAGGGGTCCCTTGCCGTCGATCGGGCGGCCGAGTCCGTCGAGCACGCGCCCGAGGAGGCCGGTCCCCGTGGGGACGAGGATGGGGCGGCCGTGCGGGCGGGCGGGGGCTCCCGGAACGATGCCGTTCATGCGCCCGAGGGGCATGCATCGCACGCCGTCGCGGGTGGTTGCGATGACTTCGACGTCGACCGAGGCACCGTCTCCCACGCTGATGAGCTCGCCGACAGCGCACTCGACTCCCACGATGTCGAGGCCGAGTCCAACGACAGACGAGACTCGGCCGACCCGCTGCGGACGGGCTGCCCTCAGAGCGTCGGAGAGTCGCGCGTCGGCACGACGGCGAACCGCCGATGCCGGTGTCTGCGCTGCGGTCGTTGTCATCAGTTTGCGGGTCCCTCAATCAGCGCGGTGCGTGCGCGGGAGATTGCGGAGGAGATGCGGGCGTCGAGGTACCCTTCGGCGAAATCTGCAATGGCATCGCCGGGGGCCACGCTCGCGTCGGCGGAGTAGGTGATGCCGTCGACGATGCAGTCATCTTCGAGCGCGGCAAGGGTGCTGGGGTGCATCCGCAGAACAAGAATTGTGGTGGGGTCCACATCGCGGAGCGCCCGCGTGACGGCGGCCCGCGCTGAACGCGGAGCGTCGCTGAGTTCGATGCCGATAATCGACTCTGCGAGATCGATCGCACCCGTCGCGATGAGCTGGTGTGCCTCGTCGAGCACGGGTGCTGTCCGAGCGTTGACGGCGGCGATCGCGGCACGAAGGAGCGCGATATGGGATTCGTTGCGCTCCTGAGCCAGTGCGGCTATCGCCGCGCGCTCAGCGGCCTCGGCCCGGCGCTCCCGGTCGAGGGCAACCTCGGCGGCTCGGAGCCCTGCTGCATACCCCGCAGCGTGGCCGCGGGTGCGTGCCTGCTCCTCAGCAGCCTCGGCGTTGGATCCGCCCAGGTCGGGAAAGTTCACGAGGGAGAACTGGGTTCTAGTAGACAAGCTCTTCCTCCTCTGTGCGCTGAACCGTGATGGCACCCTGCGACTCGAGGTCGCGGATCGCACGCACGATTTCGGATCGCGCCTCTTCGACCTGCGAGAGCCGCACGGGGCCAAGCGCCGAGATCTCGTCGTCGAGGATCTCGCGGTTGCGCTCCGAAAGGTTTCCCCGAATGACTTCGATCACGTTTTCTGGGCTGCCCTTCATGGCAATTGCCAGAACAGCCGCGTCGATACCGCGCAGCACGTGCTGCACGTCCTTGCGCTCGAGCTTGACGATGTCCGCGAAGGTGAGCATGCGCGAGCGAACCTCTTCTGCGAGATCGGGGTCGCGCTCGTCGAGCGCCTCGAGCAGTTCGCGCTCGGTGGCAACGCTCGAGCGGTTGATGATGTCAACGAGAGGCTGTACTCCTCCGACGATCTCCACTGAGTCGCGGGTCGACACGACGGCTCCAGCCCTCACCTTGAGGGTGTCGGCCACGACGCGAACGGCCTCGGGTGCGGCGCTGCCCATCATGGCGATGCAGTGGGCGACCTCGGTGCGCTTGTTGTCGTCGAGGCCCGTGAGAATCATGGAGGCCTGCTCCGGCCGCAGGTGCGCTAGCACGAGGGCAACCGTCTGCGGCAGCTCACCATCGAGCAGGGTGACAACCTGGCTCGCATCAACGGCCTCGAGAAACTCGAATGCTTTGCCGGCCATCGACGAGGCGACACGGCTCATGAGCCCCGCGGCGCGCTCGGCTCCGAAGGATGCTTCGAGCAGTCCCACCGCGATGTCGCGTCCGCCGCGAGCGTTGATTCCGCCGCCGCGCACCGTGAGGGCGTGGAACTCGCCGATCGCGCGCTCGGCGACAAGCGAGTCGACCTTCTTGAGGCGAACGATCTCGGCGACGATCTCCTCGGCCTCTGAGTCCGTGAACTGCTTGAGGACTTCTGCAGCCTTCGCGCTATCCAGGTTCATCAGCACGACCGCCACCTTTTGGGTGCCGGTCAGGCCTTCTACTGCGGTATCGGTCATCGGGTCGGCCTTACGTCGTCCATCAGGCCGCGCAAGAACTCAGCGGTCTTCTGGGGGTCGCGCATGGCGAGGGCCTCGATCTCGGCCTTCTGCCGCTCCGCGTCTGCGACGACGGGGATCGGCAGGTCGCCAGCGAGCAGCTCGATGGGCGGGGCTGACGCGTTGATCTGCATGGGAACAGTGGGGGCGTCGAGGATGTCAGAGAGCTTGGCGAGCTCGCCAGCCTCCCTCGCGGCCTGGCGACGCCGGGCCATCATGACGAGTCCGATCACGATCGGCAGAACGATTCCGGCGACGATCACAGCAACGGTCGCAAGCTGCATAATGCGATCCTGCGTCGCTGCCGCCTCGGCTGCGGCGAGCGCCTCGGATGCCGCTATTGCGCCTGTCGCGTTGAACGCCATGACTTCGACGGCCACGGAGTCGCCCCGCTCGTCGTTGATGCCCGCCGCCGCGGCAACGAGCTCACGAATAGAGGGGACGCTCAACCCCGCGATGGCCTCTTCGTTGACGGCCACGGAGACCGTCTGACGGGTCACCGCCCCCGCCGGGATGACACGGGATTCGGTGACCTTGTTGATGGCATTGTTGCGGGTGGTCGACTCGGAGGAGAAGAGACCGGAGTCGGCGCCCCCGGGAACTGCGATGTTGTCGGGGCCGAGCACACCGCCGACGGCTCCGCCAGCAGCACCGGAGGTGTAGTTCTCGGTGTCGGTCGACTCGTTGATCACGGGGTTGTCGAGCGGGGCGGTGTACGTCTCTTCGAGGCGCTCTGCCGACTCGTAGCTCATGTCGGCGGCCACAACCACGCTGGCGTTACCGGGGCCGACAACCTTATCGAGCATGGCCTGCACGGCACCCTGCACGCGCTGTTCGTAGTCGCTGGCCTGCTTGTCCGCACTGCCGGTCGCCCCGGCGCCCACGGCAGAAAGAACGGTGCCCTCTGCATCGATCACGGCGACATCCGTCGACTTCATGCCCTCGATCGATGCCGAGGTGAGGTGCACGATGGCCTGAACCTGTTCGTTGCTGAGGCTCACGCCCCGATCCGTTTCGACAAAGACCGAAGCGGTGGGGCTCTGCGTCTGCGATACGAACACGGTCTCTTCGGGGATGGCGAGACGAACAGACGCCGTGCGCACGCCCTTGAGCGCGCCAATTGTGGAGGCGAGCTCGCCCTCAAGTGCGCGCTTATAGGTCACCGACTGCTGAAACTCAGAGCTGGTCACGCCCATGTCATCGAGCAGGGAGTAGCCGCCCGTGCTGGCGGAGGGTAGGCCCGCCGCTGCCGCCGCGAGGCGCTGCTCATAGACGTTGCCCTCTGGCACAAGAATCGTGGATCCACCATCCGTGAGCTGGTACTCGACGCTTCCGGCGCGTAGCTGCTCGACGACAGCACTCGCATCCGATGCCGACAGCCCCGTGAAGAGGGGCGTATATGCGGGCTTGCTGAGCCACACCCCGAGGCCGGCGATACCCAGCACGAGCACGGCGACACCGATGAGCGCGATCGTGCGCTGCGCAATCGTGAACTCGCGAATGGCCGCGACGAGACGGCCAAAGGCCGACGTGATCTGGGCGGGCATCAGGCCTGCATCCTCATAATCTCGTTGAACGCGTCAACACCCTTGTTGCGAACAGCGGCGACGAGTTCAAGCGTTACCTGAGCGCGGGTCGATGCAATGGTGGCGTCGTGAATGTCGGCGAGGTCGCCGCTCACGGCCTTGATGGCCAACTCGTTTGAGGTGGACTGCAGCGAGCGCAGATCATCGACGACGCCGCCGAGCGTCGCCTGAAAGTTGCTGGCGCTCGGGGCATTGCTGGCTGCGGTCGCTGCCTGCAGGTCGAGGCCGTCGGTGAGCGCGGCAGCCGGGTTGATGCCCGAGAGTGCGCCGATGCTGGGGATGGACATTACGACCTGCCGATCTGAATTGCAGCCTGGTAGCTTTCCTTCGCCCGGTCGACGACCGCAGCGTTTGCCTGGTATCCCCGCTGCGCCATGATGAGTTGGCCCATCTGGCTCGCGAGGTCGATGTCGGGGTAGCGCACATAGCCGGCTTCGTCGGCGAGCGGATGCTCCGGTTCGTAGACGAGGCGGCCTTCGGCATCGCCGTAGGCCGCGCCCTGCACATAGACGCCCGTGGTGCCTTCGCCCGCCTGAGCGACCACGTAGCGGGCGCGGAACGCTTCACCGTCGGTCGATGCGGCCGTGTTGACGTTGGCCAGGTTGTCCGAAACGGCGTCGAGCCACTTGCGGTGAACGGTGAGCGCTGTGCCGGCGATGCCGATTGCGTCGAATGTCATGGTCGTTTCTCCGCCTAACTGGTGCGCATTGCCGAGCGAAGGCTCGTGAACTGGCCCTCAACCGCGCGGGCAGCGAACTGGTATCGCAGCACGGTGTCGATGTTCGAAAGAGTCTCGGTGTCGAGGTTGACGTTGTTGCCGTTGAGCTGCGTCGGCTCGAGCGAGTCTGCTGTTGTCGCGGTCGTGGCTCCGTTGCCGCTGCGAACAGAGTCGGCGAGCGCGGCTTCGAAGAGCACGCGCTTGGCCTTGTAGTCAGGCGTATTCACATTGGCGATGTTGTTGGCAATGGTGCGCTGGCGCAGCGATAGCCCATCAAGGGCACTGCCGAGGGCAAGTGAGGTCACCGAATCGAACACAAGCATCCCGTTTCATGGAATTCGACGTCGGCCGATCCATGGCCTTGTGAGGTGAGCGATCCCTGCTCTTCCTCAGCTATCGGCACCTCGCGTCGAATGCGTTAGGCATTTGTGCAAAATTGATGATGTTTGGGGCGTTAGGTGGCGGAGTTCAGGTGGCCGACTTCAGGTGGCAGAGTTCAGGCAGCGAAGTTCAGCCGGCGACGTCGAGATATACCGAGCGCTCGACGAGCTGCGCCGTGGGCACGCTCCGCAGCGCCGCAAGGTGGCGTCCTGTTCCCAGGCGTTCCTCATCGAGTCGCGCGAGCATCCGCTGCTGTCGCTCTACAAGATCCCGCGCCCTGCCAACGAGTTCCGGCGGCAACTGACCAAGCCCTACAGGCGCAGTCCATTTGCCGCTGGCCCGGCTCACGTCGTCGGCAACGGTGAGTTCGCGCTCGAGCTCGTCGAGAGTGTCGGACCAGGCGGTGAAGGTGCCAGAGGGGAGGCTTGTCGTGGTCGGGTTCACGGGGTGCTTTCGAGGTGGTGGTTAAGCCACGCCGAGGGTGCCACGGGCGGTCGGGATGCTCGCCGTCACCGACTCGGGGGCCTGGGCCGCTGCCTCATGCCAGGTCTGGCGCAGCGGTTCGAGCAACTGGATGCACACGCGAGTGCTGTCGACATCGCGATGCGTGTTGGCATAGATCAGCGCACGCGTGGCGAAGGTATATACGCCCATAAGACCCTCCGCCCCATCCCAGGCGTCAACCCGCAGCGACGAGGTCAGCTCGGTGAGAATGTCCTGGGCGTGAAGAAGCTGCTCAGAGGCGCCCGCCCAGTCCTGGATGTCTTGGGCGACTTCTGCCCGCTGCAGGTCGAGCAGGAGTCGGTCATAGAGCATGGTGAGCAGCCGGGCGGGGGAGGCAGACAGCACGGCATCGCGGTTGTAGGCCGCCCGCTTGGCTCGCTCGACGCCGAGCTGCCCGCCGAGGGGAGAGTGGTGTCCCATTGTCATGGTCATTTCGTCGTGCCTCCTGATTTCGGGAGAGAAGCAATCTGAGAGTTGAGCCAGGTCATTTGTGCGTTCATGGCGCTCATGCGCACCTCTAGGGCTGAGTAAGTGCGCTGGAGCGTGGCCTCTCGGGCGGCGAGGCGGTCGTCCCAGCTTGCAACCTGCTCCGTGAGGCTCTTGGCGAGCGACTCTTGTCCGGTGATCTTCGCCGTCAACACTCCGTCGTACTTGTCGGACTGCTGTGTCGCGACATCCGCCACCCGCTTCGAGAGCCCCGCTATTGCGGCTTCAACCTTGGCAGGGTCTGAAGCGAGGGCCGCCGCAAACTTCTCGGCATCGAACTCGATGGTGCCGTGCTTGGTGATGTTGATGCCGACATCTGCGGGGGAGTGGCCGTTGATCGGCATCGAGATCGCCGAGAGCAGGCTCTGTTTCGCCGAACGCACGGTGCTGTCGCCCGAGAAGACTCCACCGGTCGTTGCTCCGTCGGTGCCAATAGAGACCTTGGTGCGGGCGTCGATGAAGGAGAAAATCTCCGTGAGAGAGGTGACGAGGTCCTGAGCGACCTTGGTCGCCCCTTCTACGTCGCGAGCAACGGTAAGAGTGACGGGGTTCGGGTCGGCTTTGGCCACCGTCACCGACACACCGGGCAGCAGTGCCTCGAATGAGTTTGTGGCCGAGGTCACCGTCTGCGACGCGGCCGTTCCCGCCCACAGGGTGATTTCGGCATCCTGAGCCGCCGTGATGATCGCGGCGCCGGGGGAGGCCAACACATCGACGGCCGTGGATGCTGCCACGTCTGCCGCAGTGCCCTGGTAGATCGAGAACCCAGAGGTCGCGCCCGTGGTGGTTCCGGTGAGCTGAAGCCTGAAGAGTGGGTCTCCGCTGCCGTCGAAACCCGAGGCCACCTTGAGCGCCCTGACTCCGACGCCTGCGTCATTGATGGCCTTGGCGACGTCGTCGAGCGACGAGGAGGCCGGGGCGATCTCCGTTGTGGTGCCGTTGCTGCCCACGATCGTGAGCGCCGGGGGCGTCGACCATTCGCGCATTGCCGCGGTGACACCGGACTGCGCCTGTGCGAGCTTGTCAACGACAAAATCGATCGATCCGGCTGCTGCGCCACTGCCTACGGTGGCCGTTGCGCCATCCGAACTGGTCAGCGCGGTGTGCAGGTCGAGCGCCGTTGGCTTGGCCGCGGCTTTGGATAGGTCTCCCAGAGCAGCGATGCGCTGGTTGAGGGCCTGAAGCACCGTGACGATGCTGGTCGTGCGGGTTGCTTTGTTCTTGAGAAGCGTCTGGGGGACCGCTTCGATCTGCATCAGAGAGGCAATGAGTTCCTTTGTCGGAAGCCCACTGGCGAGGCCATCAAGCGAAATTCCCATGATTTCCTCCCCCTGATTTGGTGTTAGGTGCGTGTGATGTAGGTGCGCGAATGTGACCAACACCCGGTGGCAGCCGTGCAGCGAGATTCAGGCTCGCGCACCGCCGCCCCCGGGCGTTGGCTATTCACTGTGCTGGTTAGCCGAGGAGCTGAAGAACGCCCTGGTTCGACTGGTTTGCCTGAGCAAGCATCGCGGTGCCGGCCTGCGACAGGATGTTCGCGCGGGTGTAGTTGACCATCTCGCTTGCCATGTCGGTGTCGCGGATACGCGACTCCGCAGCGGCAAGGTTCTCCGCCGAGACGTTGAGCGAGTTGATCGTCGACTCGAAGCGGTTCTGCACGGCACCGAGGTTGGCGCGTGAGGTGGAGATAGCCGTGATCGCGGTGTCGATCGCGGTGATGGTCGTCTGTGCAACGCCGTTGCTGTCAACGTCGAAACCAACACCTGCGGCGGTTCCGTCAGCGGACGCAAGCGTTCCGACCGACGTAGCAACGTTGGCGAGGGTTACGGCAATGGCGTTGTTGGCGTCGCCGTTGGCACCCACCTGGAACGTCAGCTCGGCACCCTTGAGCAGGTTGATGCCGTTGAACTTGGTCGACTCCGTGATGCGGTAGAGCTCCTTGCTGAGCTCTCCGGCCTCGGTCTCGATCGCCGTGCGAGCCTCGGGGCTGTTCGAGTCGTTACCACCCTGAACAGCGAGGTCACGCATACGCTGGAGGATGGAGTGAACCTCGGTCAGGGCGCCTTCTGCGGTCTGGATGACCGAGATGCCGTCCTGGGCGTTACGAGCGGCAACGTTGAGTCCGTTGACCTGCGAGCGCAGGCCCTCGGAGATCGAGAGGCCGGCCGCGTCGTCCGCTGCACGGTTGATACGCAGACCACTGGACAGCTTCTCCAGCGACTTCGACAGGTCGTTCTGCGTGTTGGACAGGTTGCGGTACGAGTTGAGTGCCGCGACGTTGGTGTTGATCTGCATACCCATGGTGTTTTCCTCCGTGATGTGGGTTGTGGTTCACCAGCCCATCCATGGGCCGGTAATCCTAGCTATCGGCTGCCGTTCGGCATCCGTTAGAAGGAATTCTTAAATTGTGGCGATCTCCGTCAGGATGCGATGGTTCGGTCGAGCGCCGTTCCCGCGGTTGACATTCGGCTCATGCCGCTCGTGGCCTGGCCGGCGAGGCGGGCGAGGTAGGCGCTGCGACTCGCGGCAGAGATGCGCGATTCCGGCGCGCGTTCGATGTCGTCGTCGGAGAAATGGGTGTTCATGCCGTCGCGCAGCAGGCGGATGGCCTCCGAACGCTGCTGGGAGACGGCCGAGTGGGTGATCCCCATCTCTTCTGCGATCTCCTTGACGGTTTTGTCGTCAAAGTAGATCGCCGTGACGATATGGCGCATCTTCTCGGGCAGCGCGTCGACGGCGGAGTGCAGGAATCCGGTGCGCTCCGCTTCGAGCACAGTGTCTTCTGGCTGCTGCGATTCAGAGACAAGCAGTTCGGCGGTGATCTCGTCGAGCGTGCTCATGGTGCGGCCGGCATCCGCCATGGCCTCCTGGGCTGAAGCGCGGTCGACGCCGAGCGCTGCGGCGATCTCCTCAACAGAGGGAGCGCGGCCGAGGGTAGCCATGAGCTGCTCTTCGATCGCCATCGTCTGCTTAATGCGCTTGCGGGTACCGCGGCTTGCCCAGTCGCCCGCGCGGAGCTCGTCGGCGAAGGCGCCGGTGATGCGCTTGCGAGCGAACGCGCCAAAGGGAATGCCCAGCTCGGGCTTGAACGACTCGGCGGCCGAGATCAGGCCGAGTGCGCCCGCCGAGGCAAGGTCGTCCCGCGAAAGGTGGGTGGCCCGAGCGCAGAGCTCAGAAACCAGATATCCCACGAGTGGCAGATTATCGACCACCAGTGTGTTGCGCGCAGTGAGATTCACCAGCATTACCCCCGTTGTGCTTAAAAGCGTGTGGAACATATTTGGGTAAGCGACGTGCTGGTTCGGGTCCGAACGTCCAGTCGAGACTGCCGGGTGGGGCCGCTTCGGGTGACCACAACCGCCGTGATCCTCAACTGTTTGTCGCCTTTGATCGATTGCAATCTCGGCGACTGCGGCGACTCTATGCCCGCGATAGGGCCAAACCCTCACCCAACACATGAACTTTTTTTGGGCGCTGTCCCCCCTAGGGGGGAGCAGATCCCCATAACTGGGGTAGACGGACACCTTGGCGGTATTGCCGAAGAGATTCAGATATATCGCCTAACGGAGCCGCTAGCCTTGCCGATAGTCCACTTCAAGCGCCGACCCGGGCGGCTGACTGCGACGCTGTGCGCCGTGACCCCGATAAACGAACGACAGGAGAGACCGTGGGAGCCAACGACGTGTCCGCCACCCTGTGGCGAGAACGCGAGCTCCTTGAGCTCCTGCTCTTCAAGCTAGAAGAAGAACAGCTCCTTCTCACTGCGGGCAAAACCCGCTGGCTCCAGCACGCAACCCGCGAGGTCGAGCAGGTGCTCGAACGGCTTCGACCCCTCAACCTCACCCGCACGGTCGAGGTTTCTGCCCTCGCAGAAGAATGGGGCGCGCCAGGCGAAGCGACGCTGCGCGACCTCATCAACCACGCTCCAGAAGGCCCCTGGTCAGAGATCTTCTCGAACCACCTCACCGCAATGACCGAGCTCACAGGCCAGATCGCCCAGCTTCGCGACTCGAACGAGCAGTTTCTGCGGTCGGCCCTTCGCTCAACGCAAGAGACCATTGCGGGGATCGGCAACGATCCCGGCACCTACGACGCCTCCGGCCAGGCCAACGACTCTGGCACCGGGGCCCGACTCATCGACGAAAGACTCTAGGCGGCACCATGAGCACCTTCAGCGGACTTAACACCGCCTACACCGCCCTCACCGCGGCCCGCAACGGGCTGGATGTCGTGGGGCAGAACATCGCCAACCTCAACACCCAGGGCTACACCCGGCAGCGCGTGACGACCTCCTCGATTGGCGGGCTCGCGAACGTGGGCGCCCTCTCCCACGGCGTCACGGTAGGCCAGGGAGTCGCCACCGAGGGCATTGCCCGTCTCGGCGACATCTTTCTCGACTCCAAGGTTCGTTCGTCCGCCGCCTCCTCTGGCTAC is drawn from Salinibacterium hongtaonis and contains these coding sequences:
- a CDS encoding flagellar hook assembly protein FlgD, yielding MTVDATYAVQSNGMYTGNTATRTPKQTMDSEVFLSLLVTQLRNQDPSSPMDTNQMISQTTQLASMEQLTTLTTLNEENFSLQMRIAAAALIGQQVSYSTPDGTKITGIADSVSFSGPIPTVSVGGKDIALDVISGVKRTS
- a CDS encoding flagellar hook-length control protein FliK, whose protein sequence is MSMLTMPTAAPGRPAATASSGASASAGAAAGFGETLTGAVKSLEADAASGAASDASSGTARSMSGTEAPVTGFGSRGVADALTTGFASGDALGLPAGASTSIDGVDVSTDEAADTAGEAPTGEGAAEQAATMPTAGSEPASAASAAAAAASAAAAVSARAALAAAPGQRDAAADPAAMPLDAEGETAIPGLKNDAVGGLGGAAAGSAGRAGLAGAGSAAAASSAVASGVPTDAAASATRTSTPPTAAGAVSGATAGARSVEAAEPTALVAPAAAAVSPAAPTVAASADALPTIAPLGQTQLTPTVAAQPLTAAPAPAPVPQDFSAQLAKPIALLRGAASGEHVITVNVTPENLGPVTVRAHIAADGMRIELISPSEAGREALKAILGDLRRDLAGLGVTTGPLTAAGTSQQGQGQPGQAAAQSTLDLAQGQAGQHGSATPGTPDRKPATAATDLGESRDIRNLDGTARTGIDVLA
- a CDS encoding flagellar export protein FliJ is translated as MSREFSLAGLLRLRHLQQELAAGELSSVRGRLDENSVSQERARIALGGIPTDVTSTATLYAMAAGRASMRSALSDLTSLESELRSQASAAGEEFSRARAAALSLEKLEIKHDQKVAAEDLVAEQALLDELASTTWHRDKHETEGTTP
- a CDS encoding FliI/YscN family ATPase → MTTTAAQTPASAVRRRADARLSDALRAARPQRVGRVSSVVGLGLDIVGVECAVGELISVGDGASVDVEVIATTRDGVRCMPLGRMNGIVPGAPARPHGRPILVPTGTGLLGRVLDGLGRPIDGKGPLASDGWVPLDHETPAALDRARIDTPLALGVRVLDTLTTVGRGQRLGLFAGSGVGKSSLLSMIARGTEAEVSVIALVGERGREVREFLEDDLGPEGLARSIVVVSTSDEPALMRLRAAFVATRIAESFRDGGSDVTLMMDSLTRVAMAQREIGLSVGEPPATRGYPPSTFSLLAQLLERAGTAERGSVTGLYTVLVDGDDHNEPIADSARSILDGHVVLDRKLAITGHFPSVDALGSVSRVASRVNPAERTRLATSLRRVLAARASAQDLLDVGAYQRGSNPLVDAAVDNEAAIAAFLQQGMDQRCGAEDSWRALSELVRQLGVAA
- a CDS encoding FliH/SctL family protein, with product MSTRTQFSLVNFPDLGGSNAEAAEEQARTRGHAAGYAAGLRAAEVALDRERRAEAAERAAIAALAQERNESHIALLRAAIAAVNARTAPVLDEAHQLIATGAIDLAESIIGIELSDAPRSARAAVTRALRDVDPTTILVLRMHPSTLAALEDDCIVDGITYSADASVAPGDAIADFAEGYLDARISSAISRARTALIEGPAN
- the fliG gene encoding flagellar motor switch protein FliG — protein: MTDTAVEGLTGTQKVAVVLMNLDSAKAAEVLKQFTDSEAEEIVAEIVRLKKVDSLVAERAIGEFHALTVRGGGINARGGRDIAVGLLEASFGAERAAGLMSRVASSMAGKAFEFLEAVDASQVVTLLDGELPQTVALVLAHLRPEQASMILTGLDDNKRTEVAHCIAMMGSAAPEAVRVVADTLKVRAGAVVSTRDSVEIVGGVQPLVDIINRSSVATERELLEALDERDPDLAEEVRSRMLTFADIVKLERKDVQHVLRGIDAAVLAIAMKGSPENVIEVIRGNLSERNREILDDEISALGPVRLSQVEEARSEIVRAIRDLESQGAITVQRTEEEELVY